Below is a genomic region from Fusobacterium canifelinum.
TTATTAGAGTAGAAATATGTTGCTCCAGTTCCCAATTTAACATTTACTGCTGCATTATTATTGTATGTAAATGATTTATTTCCTATTGCTACCACTCCATAAGATCCTGCTCCTACATTTAAAGTTCCTGCATTAAGATTTAAATTTCCTCCGTTTTCTAAGAATAAAGCTGTTGCATTATTTCCTCCAACTGTTATATTTCCAGTATTTGTAACTGTTGATATTCCTCCTGCTTTTCTCTTAGAATAAATAGCTACACCATTATTTCCAGTAGTTATATTTCCATTATTTTCTACATCATACCCGTAAGCTCCTACTGAGTTATTTCCTACTTTTATTTTTCCTGTTGGATTATTTTTAATTGATACAGTTTCAACTGCTGTATATACTCCAACATTTGGAGATGTAGAAATATTTGATGAATTTCCTAATGTAATTTCACCTTTGTTTAATATATTATAGTTAGATCCTAAACCATAAATACCAACTGAACCTTGACCAGCTAAATTAATTTTTCCTGTTGTTTCATTTGTTATTCTTGTATCTGTTACTCCTGTTCCTATTCCATTATATGTTACTCCAATTGATTTTCCAGTACTTATTATTTTTCCAGAGTTAACAACTAAGCCTTTGTATGTAGTTGCACTTATCTTGTATCCTGCTGCTGTATCCCCCTTTGAGAATATACCAACTGAATTTGCTCCTAAGTTTATTGTTCCTTTATTTTCTAACTTAGAAGAAGTTGTTCCATATATAGCTGCTGAATTTGCTCCAACATTTATTGTTCCAGTTGTATCATTTAATATTTCTGCAAACTTACCATATATAGCTGTTGAATTTGCTCCTGATAAATTAATACTTCCTTTATTAATTAATTTTACTTTATCTCTTGCAATAGTTGTATAATTTTCTTGAGCTATTGCAACTTTATTAGTAGATTTTCCAGTAATAACATTAGCATTATTATTTTCTATTGATGAGTTAGAAATTTCAAGTTTATTATATGCATCTGTTGGATTATCTAAATTAATATTTTGATTCAATGATAATTTACTTAGATATAACATAAATGTCTTATAGTCATTTGAACCTGTTACTAATCCAGTTGGAAGTCCACTTAATAAGTTTCCAGGATTTGTATTGCTTAAATCCATAGCAACATTTTGAGCTATAAATAATCTTGAACCTTTTTCCATAACAAGTTTTAAATTATTTAAATGTGCAAAGTTAGCTGCTGCCCATTTACTAATTTCTTTTGAATCAAATTTTGAGTATGAAGCTCCTGTTCCCTTATATAGGAAAGCTGTCCCTCTTGAGTTTGAATCTGTTCCACCTTTAATGTTAGCTGTAGTTTTTGTTGTTCCTGTTCCAAAATCTATCTTTCCATTATCAGTTGTATAAAATGCTAATGATTTAGGTTCTGTATTTAATGTAGCACCATTTAAAGTAATAACTCCACTATTTGCTGCATAAGTGTTAAAAGCTCCACCTTTAGCAGTTATAGTTCCACCTGTTACATTTAATTTTGTTGTTACTGCTGCACCAATACCAACTTTTCCATCAGCATAAGCCCCAATAGAAGCCGAATCATTTACAGTAACACTTGTTGCTGCATTTGATTGAGAAACAGTAGCCCCATTCATTGAAGCAAAACCAACTGCTCCATCTGTTGCATTGAAAGCACTTCCATTTACAATTACTTTTCCTGTACTTGTGATAGTAGTAGTTCCTTTTCCTACAATTGCCTTAACTGATTTTCCAGTAGTACTTATCATTCCTGTATTTGTTACAGTTCCTGCTTCAGAAAAAATTCCTGTTGTTTTATCAGCTTTAGTTGTTACTTTTCCATTTACTGTTAAAGTCCCTTTATTATATGCACCCATACTATTCTTTCCAGTTACATTTATTTCACCAGTATTTGTAGATGTAAAAGTACCAGTGTTATAAACTGCAGCTCCATTAGTTCCACTAAAGTTTATTTCTCCACTATTATTTCCTTGATCATCCACATCCACAGCCATTCCTAAACTTTTATTTCCACCAATATTTAAAGTTCCCAGGTTTTTAGCAGTTGCTGTTTTACCATCTGCTCCTGCAAAGTTACCTGCTGTCATTCCATAGAATTCTGATGATGATGTTGAAGTAATTGTATTTCCTGCATTTAATGTTACAGTTCCTGACTTTCCAGCTTGCATTAATGAGTTTTTACTTCCTGTTTTTGGAACTGTAATACTCTTACTAAGTTTAACTTCATTAATATCACTTCTTATTAATGCTCCACCTGTCGCAGCAGTTCCAAAATTAAATGTAGTTCCTAACTTTTGGTTATCTAAAGTTATAGCTCCAGTATTTGTTGTTGATGTATCAGAATTTCTTAAAAATCCAACATTATTTTTTCCATTTACTTGCACTTGCATTTTTTTAAAGTTAGAAATAGGATCTCCTGTTGATTTTCCTTGTGCTATTGAATATCCAACATTGTTCTCTCCATTTAAAGTTATTATTCCATTTGAACCATCAACTGTTCCCATTGCATCATAATATTGTGGTGAATTACCATGTCCATTAGCAGCTGTTGTTGTATAATCTTTTTGTCTATAAGCATAACTCTTCTTTCCGTCTATTATAATATTTCCAACTTTAATATTAGTATTAGGACCTTTAAGATTAACATCTGAGCTTGTTGGGTGATAATGGAAATATCCAAAATCTATTCCTATACTTTCACTAGCATCCTTAGCTATTGTTATCTTTCCAGAATTTATAGTTTCAGGTTTTTTCTTAAAATATGAATTATAGTTATCAGAAAAATACTCAGTATCTATCATTATTCCTATCATATTTTTTCCTTCAAGCATATTGATATTCCCACTATTTTCTAATATTGATGTTGTCTTACCACTATTAACATTTGCAATTGGTTGAGTTCCTCCACCATGTCCTGCTAATAATTGGTGTTCTATTCCTACTATTGTTCCAGCTCCAGCTGTTTTCATATTTAAAGTTCCACTTAATTTAAATTTTTTATCTGCTGCTGTTATATCACCATATTCATATGGATTTAAACTTATAAATAATGGAAAATTAGGTTTGTTTGAAGTTACATTATAAGTTCCTTGTACATCAACATCTCTATCATCAACATGACTGATAAAAGCATTTAAAGCACTTGAAGATGATCCTGGTGTCAAAGTATTATTTATACCACCATAGCTTACATTTATATTACCTCCAGACCAACTTGTAGAAGATCCATTTATTGTTATATCAATAGCTGATGTTGGTGCATAAGCAGCCCAGTTTTGCATTATTATATTAGATTTAGGTATACTTGCTCCAGATGGCTGTCCAAAACCTTGACCATTAAATAATATACTTGGAGGTGTACTCAAACTTATAGTTGGTGCTACTGGTGCTGCCACTTTTGGTGTTACTGGTCTAAAATCTATCGCTTTTGGTAATGTAGGTGACAATGCAGCTGGTGTTGATATAGTAATAGCTCCTTTAGTCACTATACGAGGTTTAATACTTGCACTAATTTGAAATGCTATTGGATTTTCAGGAACAGTAATATTACTTGCTAATCCATAATTATTTGTATTTCCTCTTAAATTAGAAGATGCTGAAGTTACATCATTACTTTTAGATAAATATGAATACATTGAGCTATTTTCATTAACATATCTATTGAATTCTTTAGCTCCTGTTTCTCTAAAAAATATCCCTTCAAATGGATATTTTTCAGCTTTATCTCCTCTTCCTTTATATGAAGATTGCCAATTACTATATATATATCCTGCTCCAAATTGCCATGAAGCCCAAGGTGATTTTACTACTTGATCCCCTTGTTCCATTAATTGAATTAACTCTAATCTTAATCCTGCTAAGCCTTTTTCATTTTCTGCTCTTGCAGCATCTATTTTTGATTGTAAACTTCCTACTGAATTCCTTAAATTTTCTTTTGATGAAGCTATTTGTTCAGTTGTCATTACTTCTTGTTGTGCCACTGCTTCTTGTGCTACAACTTCTTCTGAAAATGCGCTAACTCCCATCATCAGAAATAATATTGCTAATCCTAGTGAATATTTTACACTTTTATATCTTTTTGCTATTGAACGTAAAGTATTTTCTACTTTATACAGATTATTGTTACCCATCTCGACCCCCTATTTATTTTCACTTGTTTCTGGAGTAGCTACTGTTCCTTGAACTGTTTCTCTTTGAACCAACTTAAACTCAACTCTTCTGTTTTGTGCTCTTCCTTCTTTTGTTTCGTTAGTCGCTATTGGTTGTTCTTCTCCCATTGCTTCTATTCCTACTATTCTATCTTCTGCCAATCCAAATTCTAGTAACTTAGCTTTTACACTTTCTGCTCTTCTTCTTGAAAGTTTTAAGTTATATGCATTACTTCCTATTGAGTCAGTATGTCCTACTATTGTTATTTCATAATTGTTTTGTTCTACAAATTCTTTTATATTAGTTAATAAATCATAATATTGTGGCTTTACATTTGATTTATCAAAATCAAAATTTAATGATCTTTCATCTAATACTATTGTCATTTCTTTTGGTGCTTCTGAATTTAATATATCTACATTCTTTAATTCTAGCACATTTATTCTTATACTATTTTCACGCATTTGAGTTGTTGTTAAAGTTTGAACTGCTAATGCTGGTAAAGAAAATACTAATAAGAACAACATTACCATTATTGTTGTTGTTGAGTTTTTTCTCTTTCCCATTGTTTAGCCTCCTTTTCTAATGATACATATTCTTCTGCATATTCTACTTTTCCTTCTTCTATTAATTTATCTAAGTTTTCTGATGGTTTTACATATTTATGGTTTCTTAGGTAATCTTCTATCACATCTAATCTTGCTGTATTGTAGTTTACTACTTTTTGATCTGTACATGCTACTAATGATAGTACTCCTATTGCTAATATCGCTAATTTTTTCATATTCTTTCTCTCCTTTTTAGTAATTTACTTTTCTTTCTAATTCTCCGACATTCTTTTCTAAGTTGTCTATCATTTCATTTGTTTTATTATAGTTTTCAATCTTATCATTTATTTCCATCATTCTTTTCTTGATTCTTTGAACTTCTACATCCATTCTTTCTGATTCTGTCATATCTTTTTCAGATTTCTTTGGAGCCACTGCAACTTGTTCTCCTTCTGTTACAACTACTTCTCCATTTTCTCCAACAACTTCTGTTGCTTGTGGATTTTCTTTTGCTAATCTTTCTGCTTCTTTTGCTTTTTCTTCTTGCATTCTGTCATATTCTTCTAATAGTCTTTTCTTATCTGCATCATCATCTGCAAATGAAACTGAGCCCACTAAAAGTAATGCTAACATTGTTCCAAATAATATTTTATTTTTCACTTTTGCCCCCTTAGTATTTTATATAATTTTATTATTATTTTGCTTGTTCTACTGTTGCTTCTTGTGTATTTGCTTCTGCTGGTGCTGCTTCTTGTGGAACTTCAGCTGGACTTGATTGTTCTGTAACTTCTGCCTTTTGTTCATCCATAATTGATGGTCTAGCTTTTTCTTCCCCCATTATTTCATAGTAACCTGCAACTTCTGCTTCTTCTCTTGCTACACTTCTTACCACTCTTTCATAGAAATCTAATTTATTTAGCGCTTTCTTTCTTGTTAATTCTAATTTTTCCGCTTCTGTTTTTGGTTTTGCTTCTGCTGCTCTTTTTGCTTCAAGCATTTCATCTACATTATCCATTGATGCTATTTCGCTAGGTGACATCCCTAATTCTTTTGCTTCTGCTACAAGTTTTGCTTTTTCTGCTTCTTCTTTTTCTATTCTTGCTCTCATTCTATCTAAGATATCCATTGCATCTTTTTGATCTTCTGCACTCATAGTTGAAGCTGTTCCTTCTGCTACAACAGGAGCTGCTTCATCTGCATAAGCTGACAAAGATAATAACATACAACAAAAAAAGACCTCTTTTAAAAATTTATTCATATTATCCCCCTTATAAATTAATTTAATACTTCTAGTAATTTTGTTAATTCTGATATTTGTTGTTCTTTGTCTGTGATTTTTTGTTCTAGTTTGTTGTAGTATTCATCAAATCTTTTTAGTAACTTCTTGTACTCATCTCTATGCCATCTTACTTTTGAATCTTCTTTTAGTTTAGCATACAGTTCTTCTCTTCCTAGTTGTCTTTCTTTTAGTTCTTGTACTTCTTTTTCAAGAGTTTCTTTTTCTTGTCTAAACTCTTCCTTTCTTTCCATTTCTTTTTGCATTAATGCTTGATATTCTGCTTCAATGTTTTTTACTTCACTCATTACTTCTTGTGCTACTGAATCTACTTCTGCTGCATAAGATAATGATCCCAATATTAACATTGAGCATAATAAAATTTTAACTTTCATAAAAATCCCCCTTTTTATTTTAAAATAATTTCATACAATTTATTTTCCATATTTTATACAGCTATTTTGCTAATGTCAAGTTTTTTAATAAAAATTTTTTTAAAATAAAAAATCTCTAACTAAAAATGAACATAATTTTTAGTTAGAGATTCTTTTTTGTGGCTCATTGCCTATATTAATTAAAAAAAGTTATTACCTACAATTAATTTAAAAACAATTTACTTTTTTAGTATTATTATTTTTTAAATTTATTAGTTATTAAGGGATCTTATAAAGTGAAATTTTTTAATAAATTGTTTTCAAAAAATTAATTGCATCTTCAAGGGTAAGTTTATAAACAAATTCTCTTTCTTCCTCATTTAACAAACTAAACTTTCTTTTAAATTCTAAAAAATGCATAAGTAACAACTCCTTTTTTTGTATATTTTTTCATCTACTATATTTATGTTTTTAATGTATCATATAAAAAATACTATGTCAAGAAAAATTTTTAAAAAAATTTTTTAATTCTTATTAAAGTTAACATTTGTACTGTGTTAAAGTGTATTTTATTTTTTATACAAAATTTAAAATTTTAATTTAGAGAAAATTGTAGACACCTTTGGCATAATTTGTTATAATGTATCTGTATAGTAGTACAAAAAAGGAGGTATTTTTATGAGTTTTGGAAAAACTTTAAAAAGAATCAGATTAAAACACAAAGATAGTTTAAGAGGTTTAGCAAAAAAAATAGACTTACACTTCACTTTTATTGACAAAGTAGAAAAAGGGACTGCACCAATTTCAAAGAATTTTATTGAAAATGTTGTAGCAGTTTATCCTGAAGAAAGAGAAATTTTAAAGAAGGAATATCTAAAAGAAACTTTACCTGAAATATTCCAAAAAGAAGAAGCTATAAAAATTGTTAGCAATAGTGAAGTTTTAAATCTTCCTGTATATGGTAAAGCTAGTGCAGGTAGAGGATATTTAAATATGGATAGTCCTGATTATTATATGCCTATTCTTAGAGGTAATTTTTCAAAAAGAAGTTTTTTTGTTGAAATTACAGGTAACAGTATGGAACCAACTTTAGAAGATGGTCAATTTGCTTTAGTTGACCCTGATAATACAACTTATTCAAAAAATAAAATTTATGTAGTTACATATAATGATGAAGGCTATATAAAGAGATTAGAAATGAAAGATAAATTAAAAGTTATTACTTTAAAAAGTGATAATCCTGATTATGATGATATTGATATTCCAGAAGAAATGCAAGAATACTTACAAATTAATGGTAGAGTTGTAGAAGTTATTTCAAAGAAAAAATTATTGTAAACTTAAAAAGAGTTGCTCCAAATCAAGTCGAGCAACTCTTTCTTTTATCTATAAGTTTTTAGTTTCCAATGTTAGTATATTTTTCTGGAATTTCAACAGAAGTTACTCCCATATATCCTTTTCCAAAGACATATGTATCTTGATATATAAAGAATGCATTTGGTTGTATAATAAATGGTGTTGATGGAAGAAATTTCTATCAATGTCATTTTTTAATAAAAAAAAGTTGAGACAATAAAATTTTCCTGTTAAAATTAAATTGCCAAAAATAACTCAAAAAGGAAGTGATTTCATTGTCTCTATCTAATTTTATCAAAACTATCTTAAATATTCAAGATGATAATATTTCTTTTCCAGAAGAAGAATATTACCAAGTTATTCAAAAAGGTGATCATCTAATTAAACTTTTTAAAGGATTTCTTAAGTCTGATTACTGCGCTTGTCCCCACTGTAATTCTAAAAATATTGTTAAAAATGGTTCAAGAATTCGTAAAATTAAATATATTCCTATTCAAAATTACAATATTGAACTTGAACTTAATGTACAAAGGCATATTTGCAAGGAATGTAAAAAAACTTTTTCACCTTCCACTAATATTGTTAGTGATAACTCTAGTATATCTAATAATATTAAGTTTGCTATTGCGCTTGAGCTTCAAAAAAATATTTCTCTTACATCTATTGCTAAGAGATACAATATTTCTATTTCCTCTGTTCAAAGAATTATGGATAACTGTTATTCTGATTTTAAAGTTAATAAAGAATATTTACCTGAAGCTATTTGTATTGATGAATTTAAGTCTGTTAAAAATATTGATGGCGCTATGTCTTTTGTTTTTGCTGACTATCAAAGTAAAAGTATTATTGATATTGTAGAAGATAGAAGACTTCACTCTCTTACAGAATATTTTTCAAGATTTTCTTTAGAGGCAAGAAATAATGTAAAATATATTTGCATGGATATGTATACTCCATATATTAGTTTAGTTAATTCTATTTTTCCTAATGCAAAAATAGTGATAGATAAATTTCATATTGTTAATCTTGTTAATAGAGCATTCAATCAAACTAGAATATCTATTATGAATTCTATTCAGGATGACTCATTAAAAAGAAAATTTAAACTATTCTGGAAATCATTACTAAAATACTATCCTGATCTTTGTCAAGTAAACTATTACTGCCAAAGTTTTAAGCGCAAACTTAGTAGTAAAGATAAAGTAGATTATCTTTTAGAAAAAAGCCCCGAATTAGAAGCTAACTTTAATGTATATCAAGATATTATTCAAGCAATTAGGCATAATAACTTTAAAAGATTTGAAAGTATAGTTAAAAAATATTTAGCTAATAAAGAAAAGATTTCTAAGAAAATGATGATAGCACTAAGAACTTTAAAAAAATATATGAAATATATTGAGAATATGTTTGAATCAAATATTACTAATGGAGTTATAGAAGGTTTAAATAATAAAATTAAGTCAATAAAAAGAACAGCATTTGGATATTCAAATTTTAGTAATTTTAAAAAGCGCATATTAATTCAAGCAGGAATTATATCAATTAGTGCTTAATTTTTTAATGTAATAATGCGATTTAGCAATAATGAAAAAAGAGAATTTTTAAGTTTTTTTTTTCAAAAATTCTCTTAATTATATCAGGTCATAGTCTAAACTTTTTCATCAACACTATTTGACAAATAACCCTTTAAATTATCTTATTTCATTTCTTTGTCAATTTCTTGATGTAAATTTTGTTTAACTATTTGTTCATTTTCTTCTGGAACACATAGTCCATCTCCTAAAACACTACAATAGCTAGCGGCTTGTTTTTCTTTTTCTAATTCTTCTGCTGTTTTAGGTGGTGCTGCTTGTTTTTTTAAATCTTCTTTTACTTTCTCATTTTGTTCTGGAACACATAGTCCATCTCCTAAGACACTACAATAAGAAGCTTCTTGCTTTTGACTATCTTCAACTTTTGGAGTTTCTTCTTTTGTAGCTGGAGCATCCACCATTGTTGCTGGGTCTGGAACTATTTTTCCCGCTTTTATTTCTTCATAATATTTTAATAATTCATCTTTTTTAGCCATTTTTGCTAAGTTTTCTAGTTTTTCAAAACCTTCTTTATCCCCAGCATCAAAGGCTTCTTTGAACTTCATTAACATTCTCTTATTCTTTTCAACAAACTCTTTTGAAGCTGATATTGCATTTGCATTAGCTGTTCCTGTTGCTACTGGCACACTTCCATCAGGAACTATTTTTCCCGCTTTTATTTCTTCATAATATTTTAACAGTTCATCTTTCTTTGCCATTTTTGCTAAGTTTTCTAGTTTTTCAAAACCTTCTTTATCCCCAGCATCAAAAGCTTCTTTGAACTTCATTAACATTCTTTTATTCTTTTCAATAAATTCTTGACTTGCTGATATTGGTTCTCCAGTTTGAACTTTTGGAGTTTCTTTCTTTTCTACTGGTTTCTTAGCAGCAGGTTTCTTTTTAACAGGTACTTCCACTGCTACTCCCATTATATCTCCTATTTTTTGAGCTACTTTAGGTCCACCAGGTGCACATAATGTCATTTTTGCACCTTCTAAAGCTACCCCTGATGCATATCCAGAACATCCAGGATATCCACAAGCTCCACAGTTTACACCAGGTAATATAGCCAGTATAGCTTCTACTTTAGGGTCTACTTCAACTTCAAATTTCTTTGAAGCATAGGCTAGGAATAGTCCCATCAATATTCCAGTTATACCCAAAATTACAACTGGCATCATAATCGCTTCCATTATATACCTCCATTTGTATCAATATATTAAATTTGCATTCCACTAAATCCCATAAATGCCATAGCTAAAAGTCCAGCTGTTATAAATGCTATTGGAACTCCTTTAAAACTCTTAGGAGTATTTGCAAATTCTAATCTTTCTCTTATTCCTGCTAAAAGTAATAATGCCAATGAGAATCCTACTGCAACTCCAAAACCATTCACCAATGTTTCTATAAAATTATATCCTTCTTGGATATTTATTATAGCAACTCCTAGAACAGCACAGTTTGTTGTGATTAATGGTAAAAATACTCCAAGTGCTTTATACAGACTTGGTGATGTCTTTTTAATTGCCATTTCAACGAATTGTACAAGAGAAGCTATTATTAATATAAAAGCTATTGTTTGTAAATATCCTAAACCAAGAGGTTCTAATATAAATCTATATACTAGCCAAGTTACTCCTGAAGCTATTGTGATAACGAAAGTAACTGCCATACCCATTCCTAATGATGAGTCAACTTTTTTAGAAACTCCCATAAATGGACAACAACCTAAGAACTTAGCAAATATTATGTTATTTATAAATATTGAAGTAACAATTATACTAAATAATCCACCTATACTCATTTTTTAGTCACCTTCTTTTTCTTTGCATCTCTTTCTTTTTTCATATTTATACAAGCCATTATTATTCCTATTGTAATAAATCCACCAGGTGCTAATATAAATATTAAAGCAGGTGTAAAGTTAGCAGGAACTAATGAAATTCCAAATACTGAACCATTTCCTAATATTTCTCTTACTGCTCCTAAAAAAGTTAAAGATAAAGTGAAACCTATTCCAGATCCAATACCATCAAGTATAGAATCAACTACTCCATTTTTAGATGCAAAACTTTCTGCTCTTCCAAGAACTATACAGTTAACAACTATTAGAGGTATAAATAGTCCTAATACCTTATATAAGTCAGGTGTATAAGCATTCATAACCATATCAACTACTGTAACAAGTGTAGCTATTATCATTATAAATGCTGGTATTCTTACTTCATCTGGTATAAATTTCTTAAAAAGAGATATTAAACCATTTGAACATGCAAGTACAGCTATAACTGCAAGCCCCATTGAAAAACCATTTATTGCACTACTTGTTACCCCAAGAGTAGGACAAAGTCCTAACATCAAAACAAACACTGGATTTTCTTTAAATATTCCAGCTGTAAGTACTCCTAATTTTTTCATTATTTACTCACCTCATTTTGATAAGTATTTAATGCTCTTATAACTCCTCTATAAACAGCACTAGGTGATATTGTAGCTCCAGCAAAAGCATCTACTGACTTATTAAATTCATAAGTAGCATCTTTTCCTATCCAATGTTCTTGCCATTCTTTTTCATTAATTTTTGCTCCTAATCCAGGAGTTTCAGAACTTGTAACTACATTT
It encodes:
- the rsxA gene encoding electron transport complex subunit RsxA yields the protein MSIGGLFSIIVTSIFINNIIFAKFLGCCPFMGVSKKVDSSLGMGMAVTFVITIASGVTWLVYRFILEPLGLGYLQTIAFILIIASLVQFVEMAIKKTSPSLYKALGVFLPLITTNCAVLGVAIINIQEGYNFIETLVNGFGVAVGFSLALLLLAGIRERLEFANTPKSFKGVPIAFITAGLLAMAFMGFSGMQI
- the rsxE gene encoding electron transport complex subunit RsxE; the encoded protein is MKKLGVLTAGIFKENPVFVLMLGLCPTLGVTSSAINGFSMGLAVIAVLACSNGLISLFKKFIPDEVRIPAFIMIIATLVTVVDMVMNAYTPDLYKVLGLFIPLIVVNCIVLGRAESFASKNGVVDSILDGIGSGIGFTLSLTFLGAVREILGNGSVFGISLVPANFTPALIFILAPGGFITIGIIMACINMKKERDAKKKKVTKK